Proteins co-encoded in one Jeotgalibacillus malaysiensis genomic window:
- a CDS encoding 1-acyl-sn-glycerol-3-phosphate acyltransferase: MMNLYAFAKGLVKTVLTPAYRIRTVGKEHIPEHGGVLICANHINVLDPPVVGITSPRPVSFMAKEELFNMPVLKKLLPNLNAFPVKRGMSDREALRKGLKQLKDGNVVGLFPEGTRSKDGQIGKGLAGAGFFALRSDAAVVPCAIIGPYKFSRRLKVVYGKPINMAELKERKASATEVTEIIMNEIKTLSDNHR; this comes from the coding sequence ATGATGAATTTATATGCTTTTGCAAAAGGATTAGTAAAAACTGTATTAACGCCTGCTTACAGAATACGAACAGTGGGTAAAGAACATATACCAGAGCATGGCGGCGTATTAATATGTGCAAACCATATTAACGTGCTCGACCCACCTGTAGTGGGGATTACTTCGCCACGACCTGTTTCATTCATGGCAAAAGAGGAACTTTTCAATATGCCGGTACTGAAAAAGCTCCTTCCGAACTTAAATGCATTTCCGGTCAAAAGAGGGATGAGTGACCGTGAAGCACTTCGAAAGGGACTGAAGCAGTTAAAGGATGGAAATGTTGTCGGTTTATTCCCGGAAGGCACAAGAAGCAAAGACGGTCAGATCGGAAAAGGTCTTGCAGGTGCCGGATTTTTCGCATTAAGATCCGACGCTGCAGTCGTACCGTGTGCAATCATCGGACCATATAAATTTTCCAGACGCCTGAAAGTGGTTTATGGCAAACCAATTAATATGGCTGAATTAAAAGAAAGAAAAGCCTCCGCTACAGAGGTAACTGAGATTATTATGAATGAGATCAAAACACTTTCCGACAATCATCGCTAA
- a CDS encoding 30S ribosomal protein S1, translating into MTEDMNNIEVNSLEVGDRVTGTVTKVEEKQVLVDVKDSKIDGIIPISELSSLHVEKASDVVKEGDELDLVVTKVEEELLVLSKRKVEAEKAWEEMKRRYETEEVFEAEVKDVVKGGLVVDLGVRGFVPASLVEDYYVEDFEDYRDKSLTFKIVELDEEKNRLILSHRAVIEGEKAEKKKELLEKIQADDVLDGTVQRITDFGAFVDIGGVDGLVHISQLSHQHVEKPSDVVEEGQKVQVKVLSVDRDNERISLSIKETLPGPWSDIDEKAPRGSVLDGKVRRLVSYGAFVEVFPGVEGLVHISQISHQHIGTPHEVLTEGEEVQVKVLDVNVNDQRLSLSIKELKEDKGSSSQNYEMPEESSGFQLGEMIGDKLKDLNNDK; encoded by the coding sequence ATGACAGAGGATATGAACAACATCGAAGTAAACTCATTAGAGGTAGGAGATCGGGTTACCGGGACTGTAACCAAGGTGGAGGAAAAACAGGTTCTTGTGGATGTTAAAGACAGCAAGATAGACGGTATTATTCCGATCTCAGAACTTTCGAGCCTCCATGTAGAAAAAGCCTCTGACGTTGTAAAAGAAGGGGACGAGCTTGATCTGGTCGTAACGAAGGTCGAAGAAGAATTGCTCGTGCTCTCTAAACGTAAAGTTGAAGCAGAAAAAGCGTGGGAAGAAATGAAGCGCAGATATGAGACGGAAGAAGTATTTGAAGCTGAGGTTAAAGACGTTGTAAAAGGCGGTCTTGTTGTTGATCTTGGCGTAAGAGGCTTCGTCCCTGCTTCTCTTGTTGAGGATTACTATGTAGAAGATTTTGAAGATTATAGAGATAAATCTCTTACTTTTAAAATTGTAGAACTTGACGAAGAAAAAAACAGACTGATTCTTTCTCACCGGGCTGTAATTGAGGGAGAAAAGGCTGAAAAAAAGAAAGAACTGCTTGAAAAGATCCAGGCAGATGATGTACTAGACGGTACAGTCCAGCGCATTACTGACTTTGGAGCCTTCGTAGATATTGGCGGTGTAGATGGACTCGTTCATATTTCCCAGCTGTCACATCAGCATGTGGAGAAACCATCCGATGTTGTAGAAGAAGGTCAAAAAGTTCAGGTGAAGGTTCTCTCGGTTGATCGTGATAATGAAAGAATATCGCTTTCGATTAAAGAAACGCTGCCCGGACCATGGTCTGACATTGACGAAAAAGCACCAAGAGGATCCGTACTTGATGGTAAAGTAAGACGTCTTGTCTCCTATGGTGCATTTGTAGAAGTATTCCCGGGTGTAGAAGGCCTTGTTCATATTTCACAGATTTCACACCAGCATATCGGAACTCCTCATGAGGTGCTGACAGAGGGTGAAGAGGTTCAGGTGAAGGTGCTTGATGTGAATGTAAATGATCAAAGACTGTCACTATCAATCAAGGAATTAAAAGAAGACAAAGGTTCTTCTTCACAAAACTATGAAATGCCTGAAGAATCATCCGGTTTCCAGCTTGGTGAAATGATTGGTGATAAACTGAAGGATTTAAATAATGATAAGTAA
- a CDS encoding isopentenyl pyrophosphate isomerase yields MSRAKRKLDHIEYALSDKQSGKTGFDEVVIVHQSLPDRSVNDVSLHSEVGGLLLSSPFFINAMTGGGGEKTSEINASLARAAKETGIALSVGSQMSAIKDKQERHTYQVVRKENPDGLIFGNIGSEATVSQAIEAAEMIEADALQIHLNVIQELAMPEGDRAFNGALERIARISDELPIPVIVKETGFGISSEAAVKLNETSIAAIDAGGYGGTNFSSIENNRQERKKLFFNEWGIPTAASIVETAAVTNKDVLASGGIHKSSDVLKSLLLGASAAGIAGSFLRILTEQGEKQLVEEIKFFQDDLIMMMTALGCKTVADLKHIPVVLTGNLYHWLNVRGFSPELFSRRS; encoded by the coding sequence GTGAGCAGAGCGAAAAGAAAATTAGATCATATTGAATATGCTTTATCTGACAAACAATCCGGAAAAACAGGCTTTGATGAAGTGGTAATTGTTCATCAGAGTCTGCCGGATCGTTCTGTTAATGATGTTTCTCTTCACTCTGAAGTAGGCGGACTTTTACTAAGTTCGCCTTTTTTTATCAACGCCATGACTGGCGGGGGTGGAGAGAAAACATCAGAAATTAATGCTTCTCTTGCAAGAGCAGCAAAAGAAACAGGGATTGCACTATCTGTAGGATCTCAGATGTCTGCTATTAAAGATAAGCAGGAACGTCATACTTATCAGGTTGTGAGAAAAGAAAATCCTGACGGGCTGATTTTCGGTAATATTGGAAGTGAAGCAACCGTATCACAAGCAATCGAAGCAGCTGAAATGATTGAAGCTGATGCGCTCCAGATTCATCTGAACGTGATTCAGGAGCTTGCTATGCCTGAAGGAGACCGCGCTTTCAACGGGGCGCTCGAAAGGATTGCACGGATCTCAGATGAGTTACCGATACCGGTAATTGTGAAAGAAACCGGCTTTGGGATCAGCAGTGAAGCTGCAGTTAAGTTGAACGAGACATCGATTGCAGCGATTGATGCAGGGGGTTATGGCGGAACTAATTTCTCTAGCATTGAAAATAACAGACAGGAGAGAAAAAAGCTGTTTTTTAATGAATGGGGAATTCCAACTGCCGCTTCTATTGTTGAGACAGCCGCAGTTACGAATAAGGATGTACTTGCTTCCGGCGGGATACATAAAAGTTCAGATGTGTTAAAAAGCTTATTACTCGGTGCATCTGCAGCGGGAATTGCAGGATCGTTTTTGAGAATTCTAACTGAACAGGGTGAAAAGCAGTTAGTCGAAGAAATTAAATTTTTTCAGGATGATCTGATTATGATGATGACAGCACTTGGATGTAAAACTGTTGCTGATCTGAAACATATACCTGTCGTGTTGACAGGCAATCTATATCATTGGCTGAATGTAAGAGGCTTTTCACCTGAACTTTTCAGCAGAAGATCTTAA
- a CDS encoding stage IV sporulation protein A produces MKITVSEGLEVNVRMVDCVGYTIPGAKGHEDEYGPRMVHTPWYDEPIPFDEAAEAGTRKVIQDHSTIGVMMSTDGTIGEIPRESYEETEEKIIAELKEVGKPFIMVLNSARPHQEQTETLRKELQVKYDVPVVAMSVESMRETDVMMVLKEALYEFPVLEVNVQLPGWVMVLDQEHWLRSHFETAIGDVIHDIRRIRDVDRVVRQFEEFDYVDTAQLSGMDMGGGVANIDLHAPEELYDQVIEELIGERVTGKDHFLSLIKDYTEAKKEYDQFSDALKMVRQTGYGIAAPVLSDMSLDEPEIIRQGARYGVRLKAVAPSIHMIKVDVESEFSPIIGTEKQSEELVHYLMQDFEDDPLSIWSSDIFGRSLSSIVREGIQAKLAIMPENARYKLKETLERVINEGSGGMITIIL; encoded by the coding sequence GTGAAAATTACAGTATCTGAGGGACTTGAAGTCAATGTCAGAATGGTGGATTGTGTAGGCTACACAATACCGGGAGCTAAAGGCCACGAGGATGAATATGGTCCCAGAATGGTCCATACGCCTTGGTATGACGAGCCTATTCCATTTGATGAAGCTGCTGAGGCGGGTACAAGAAAAGTAATTCAGGATCACTCAACAATCGGTGTCATGATGTCTACTGATGGCACGATCGGTGAAATTCCGAGAGAGAGCTATGAGGAAACTGAAGAAAAAATAATTGCAGAGTTAAAAGAAGTCGGCAAACCATTTATTATGGTTTTAAACAGCGCTAGGCCACACCAGGAGCAGACTGAAACGTTAAGAAAAGAATTACAGGTGAAATATGATGTGCCTGTTGTAGCGATGAGTGTTGAAAGTATGCGGGAAACAGATGTGATGATGGTGCTAAAAGAAGCATTATACGAATTTCCTGTTCTTGAAGTGAACGTGCAGCTTCCGGGATGGGTAATGGTCCTCGATCAGGAGCACTGGCTCAGATCCCATTTTGAAACAGCGATTGGAGATGTCATTCATGATATCCGCAGAATCAGGGATGTTGACAGGGTAGTCAGACAGTTTGAGGAGTTTGACTACGTAGATACAGCTCAGCTCTCAGGGATGGATATGGGTGGCGGTGTAGCTAATATTGACCTTCATGCTCCCGAAGAATTGTACGATCAGGTGATAGAAGAGCTCATCGGTGAACGTGTAACAGGAAAAGATCACTTTTTATCATTAATAAAGGATTATACAGAAGCGAAGAAAGAATACGATCAATTCTCTGACGCGCTGAAAATGGTCAGACAGACCGGTTATGGCATCGCAGCTCCTGTTTTATCAGATATGAGTCTTGATGAGCCTGAAATCATCCGTCAGGGTGCACGGTATGGTGTGAGGTTAAAAGCAGTCGCACCTTCGATCCATATGATAAAAGTGGATGTTGAATCTGAATTTTCACCGATCATCGGTACTGAAAAACAAAGTGAAGAGCTCGTTCATTACTTAATGCAGGATTTTGAAGACGATCCGCTATCTATCTGGAGTTCTGATATTTTTGGGAGAAGTCTTAGCTCAATTGTCAGAGAGGGTATACAGGCAAAGCTTGCCATCATGCCTGAAAATGCGAGGTATAAGCTTAAAGAGACACTCGAAAGGGTCATTAATGAAGGTTCAGGCGGAATGATTACCATTATCCTGTAA
- a CDS encoding stage IV sporulation protein A produces MEKQNVFEHIAERTGGDIYIGVVGPVRTGKSTFIKKMMELALIPHMKNAAEKERAQDELPQSAAGRTIMTTEPKFIPN; encoded by the coding sequence ATGGAAAAACAAAATGTATTCGAACATATTGCAGAGAGAACGGGAGGAGATATTTACATTGGTGTTGTTGGTCCGGTGAGAACTGGTAAATCAACTTTTATAAAGAAAATGATGGAGCTTGCTCTCATACCCCATATGAAAAATGCTGCAGAAAAAGAGCGCGCACAGGATGAACTGCCTCAAAGTGCCGCGGGTCGCACAATTATGACAACTGAGCCCAAATTCATCCCTAATTAG
- a CDS encoding glycerol-3-phosphate dehydrogenase, with translation MSNLNIAVLGAGSWGTALALVLADNKHQVRLWTHTEAQADIINQTHTNQKYLPDTELPELIRAYSDMAEAVSSADMIVFAVPAKVTREVAEKVNTAAEKQAIVVHVSKGIEPDSHLRISEILEETLSADVMSDLVVLSGPSHAEEVVKRHPTTVTAASDQIEAAEKVQDAFMNQHFRVYTNTDVVGVEVGGALKNIIALAAGITDGLGYGDNAKAALITRGLAEIARLGTKMGANPLTFSGLTGVGDLIVTCTSVHSRNWRAGNMLGKGHKLEEVLSSMGMVVEGVRTTKAAYQLADKYNVSMPITSALYHVLFEGVHPKEAVDQLMARVKTHEMEDLVNILEDQDGKTGN, from the coding sequence GTGTCAAATCTGAACATTGCCGTACTTGGGGCAGGGAGCTGGGGAACGGCTCTGGCACTTGTGCTTGCTGATAATAAACATCAGGTGAGACTCTGGACTCATACAGAAGCTCAGGCTGATATAATTAATCAGACACATACAAATCAAAAGTATCTGCCGGATACGGAGCTGCCTGAGCTGATCAGAGCTTATTCAGATATGGCAGAAGCAGTTTCTTCTGCTGATATGATTGTATTTGCAGTACCAGCAAAAGTAACGAGAGAAGTCGCAGAAAAAGTAAACACTGCTGCAGAGAAGCAGGCAATAGTGGTTCATGTGAGTAAAGGTATTGAACCTGATTCACATTTGAGAATATCTGAAATTCTTGAAGAAACACTCTCTGCTGATGTAATGTCTGACCTTGTGGTTCTTTCGGGACCGAGTCATGCAGAAGAGGTCGTGAAAAGACATCCCACAACTGTCACAGCCGCTTCAGATCAGATCGAAGCAGCAGAAAAAGTACAGGATGCATTCATGAATCAGCATTTCAGAGTCTATACAAACACAGACGTAGTTGGTGTTGAAGTTGGGGGAGCACTTAAAAATATCATTGCGCTTGCTGCCGGCATTACTGACGGCCTTGGTTATGGAGATAATGCAAAGGCTGCCCTGATTACCCGCGGGCTTGCAGAAATTGCAAGACTGGGAACAAAAATGGGTGCCAATCCACTTACTTTCTCAGGTCTTACGGGTGTAGGAGATCTGATAGTAACTTGTACTAGTGTACACTCAAGAAACTGGAGAGCTGGTAATATGCTCGGTAAGGGTCACAAGCTTGAAGAAGTACTCAGCAGTATGGGAATGGTCGTAGAAGGTGTCAGAACGACTAAAGCTGCTTATCAGCTTGCTGATAAATATAATGTATCAATGCCGATCACATCAGCGTTGTATCATGTATTGTTTGAAGGTGTGCATCCTAAAGAAGCAGTCGACCAGCTGATGGCGAGAGTGAAAACGCATGAAATGGAAGATCTCGTTAATATTCTTGAAGATCAGGACGGTAAAACCGGGAACTAA
- a CDS encoding GTP-binding protein Der, whose amino-acid sequence MAKAKPVVAIVGRPNVGKSTIFNRVVGERVSIVEDTPGVTRDRIYSSAEWLNYDFNIIDTGGIDIGDEPFLEQIRQQAEIAIDEADVIIFMTNGREGVTSADEHVAKILYKSNKPVVLAVNKVDNPEMRDQIYDFYSLGFGEPYPISGSHGLGLGDLLDAAAEHFDKREIEDYGDEVIKFSLIGRPNVGKSSLVNSLLGEERVIVSNVAGTTRDAVDTPYKYDGQEYVIIDTAGMRKKGKVYESTEKYSVLRALRAIERSDVVLVLIDGEEGIIDQDKKIAGYAHDAGRAVIIVVNKWDAVEKDEKTMDKFEKTIRAHFQFLDYAPIVFVSALTKKRIHTLLPVINMASENHSMRVQSSILNEVVMDAVAMNPTPTENGRRLKIFYATQVAVKPPTFVIFVNEPELMHFSYERFLENRIREAFGFEGTPIRLIARARK is encoded by the coding sequence ATGGCAAAAGCAAAGCCGGTCGTTGCGATAGTTGGTCGCCCGAATGTAGGGAAATCCACTATTTTTAACAGAGTTGTAGGAGAAAGAGTATCAATTGTGGAAGATACTCCCGGAGTTACTAGAGATCGTATTTACAGTTCAGCAGAATGGCTGAATTATGACTTTAATATTATTGATACAGGTGGTATTGATATAGGTGATGAGCCATTTTTAGAGCAGATCAGACAGCAGGCTGAAATCGCCATTGATGAGGCGGATGTCATTATTTTTATGACAAACGGACGTGAAGGGGTAACCTCTGCAGATGAACACGTAGCAAAGATTTTATATAAGTCTAACAAGCCTGTCGTCCTTGCAGTGAATAAGGTCGATAATCCTGAAATGAGAGACCAGATTTATGATTTTTATTCACTCGGTTTTGGAGAACCTTACCCAATCTCTGGCTCTCATGGTCTTGGCCTTGGAGATTTGCTTGACGCTGCTGCAGAGCACTTTGATAAGCGTGAAATTGAAGATTACGGTGATGAGGTTATTAAGTTTTCTCTCATTGGCAGACCTAACGTAGGGAAATCATCCCTTGTTAACTCTCTGCTCGGAGAAGAGCGGGTAATTGTCAGCAATGTAGCAGGTACGACCAGAGATGCGGTTGATACACCTTACAAATATGACGGTCAGGAATATGTCATTATTGATACTGCAGGTATGCGTAAAAAAGGTAAAGTTTATGAATCCACTGAAAAATACAGCGTGCTTCGGGCACTGCGAGCAATTGAACGTTCAGACGTTGTGCTTGTGCTGATTGATGGAGAAGAGGGAATCATCGATCAGGATAAAAAAATCGCTGGCTATGCACATGATGCAGGTCGTGCCGTGATTATTGTCGTAAACAAGTGGGATGCTGTAGAGAAAGACGAAAAAACAATGGACAAGTTTGAAAAAACAATCAGGGCTCATTTCCAGTTCCTTGATTACGCGCCAATTGTATTTGTATCCGCACTCACGAAAAAGAGAATACACACATTGCTCCCGGTAATTAATATGGCGAGTGAAAATCACTCAATGAGAGTTCAGTCAAGCATACTGAACGAAGTGGTGATGGATGCTGTAGCCATGAATCCGACACCTACAGAAAACGGCAGAAGATTGAAAATCTTTTATGCCACTCAGGTTGCTGTTAAACCGCCGACCTTTGTTATTTTTGTAAATGAACCTGAGCTGATGCATTTTTCATATGAAAGATTTCTCGAGAACCGTATAAGAGAAGCATTCGGATTCGAAGGAACACCGATTAGGCTGATTGCAAGAGCAAGGAAGTAG